The DNA window GATTTTGATCATATCCGGATTGAAATAGTCTTGTTTTGAGTTTCTTACACATCTTATGCAGGGCCATTCAACTTTGAGATGGGAAGTCCCAAAGGGAGTCTGCCTAAGTTACATCTTAACCCACTTTCCTGGTCCAAGGTTatgattgaaaaataaatatttctttaagtGAACTCCTTAATAGTTGTTAGATGTTTACTTGTTCTCTGTCAGGTTTCTAACATCATATACTTGGATTCTCCTGCTGGTGTCGGCTTGTCTTACTCCCAAAACATGTCTGATTATATTACAGGAGATTTAAAGACTGCTTCTGATACACACATATTTCTCCTCAAGGTTTGTCAAAAAAGTAGAAGAAAACTCCATTTGCGAGTattcattttcatgttttcttTTGCTTTGTTCAGTGGTTTGAGCTGTACAAAGAATTCCTCACAAACCCCTTTTATATTGCTGGAGAGTCGTATGCTGGCATTTACGTGCCAACATTAGCTTCTGAAGTAGTGAAAGGtacttatttttctttcttttttctgttTGTTGAGTATGTAACTGTTTGAGACTTCTTGATTTATTATAGGAATCGATGCTGGAGTAAAACCTGCTATAAACTTCAAGGTAGCAACTAGCAAgcatatatatgaatattttgatgAAGTTATAGTTGGATCTTGAATGAAAGAAATTATATCTTATGCAGGGTTATATGGTGGGTAATGGAGTAACTGATGATATGTTTGATGGGAATGCTCTTGTTCCATTTGCACATGGAATGGGCTTAATATCAGATGACTTGTTTCAGGTAATAATAGAGTTGCCACTTTTAGATAAGTACCTTGAGAATGCTGTCTACTTTATGCTTTCGATAAACTACCATGATGCAGGAAGTTACTTCGACATGCGTAGGAAACTTCTACAACTATTCAACTACAAATTGTGCACAATCACTTGACAAAGTTGACCAAGTGAGAATGATTTCTGTTCTTTATTGTGCACAATTTCTTGTGTCAAAAACGCTTATCTTTTTTGTATGTTTGAACAGACTGTTGCGGATTTGAACATTTACAACATTCTAGAACCGTGTTATCATGGTGGGGAAACTTTAGATACCATAAGAAGTGAAAATGATCATCCCAATAGTTTTAGGAAGTTAGGCGAGACAGAAAGACCACTTCCCGTGAGAAAAAGGATGTTTGGTCGTGCTTGGCCTTTTAGAGCTCCAGTAAAAGATGGAATAGTTCCACTTTGGCCACAGATACTTAATGGTGAAAATGTGCCTTGTATGGTAAGTCATCAAAACCTACATCTTTCAAATATAGTCAATTGTCTCTCACTCATGATAATTATTTGCATACAAACATGTTCTATGGTGATAATTGTTTCTCACAAGTTATTCATTTGGTCAATGTTTAAACTTTGATCCCtgtaagaaaaggaaaaaatcTCTATGAGAAAAAATCTTGGCTAAGTCTGCATAAAAGACTTTCTGATGCCCTTCTTTTAGAAAGAATCTCTTGCACAAGAAACCCATTCTTCCTTTAGTATTATAATAGATTGTTTCCTTTCAATTTTGTTCAAGGTCTCCTTAGGGCTTATTACGACTTGATGCTTATATTTTTCCCTTCTGAGATTTCAGAATGATGAAGTTGCATCAGCGTGGCTCAATGATGATGCAGTTCGGAAAGCAATACATGCTGCTCCAGTAAGATGTGATTTATTATTAGAAACTCAACAGATTCTGAAAGTGGGTTATTTATGATCTTTTCTGATACATTTATTAGAGGAGTGTGGCTGGTTATTGGGATTTATGCACAGACAGAATTCAGTTCAGTCATGATTCTGGAAGCATGATCAAGTATCACAAGAACCTTACTTCAAAGGGATATCGAGCCCTTATCTTTAGGTAATCCAAACAAAAGTTCTTTCATTGCAGACATGACAGACCTTATATAAAGCTGCTAGCTACATAATGAAACCATGATTCATTTTTCTATTAGATAGACTATCATGGCCCAAACTTGTCTGTATCATTCTGCTAGTGCATTCAAATTCAACCATATGGAATTTCTTTCCTATACAGATTGCCTATGCTCAAATCCCTAAAGGTTTTGCagcaaaaatgaaaaataaaattcccTCGAGGTTAAGCTAAATGTAATCTCCACATTCTTTGTAAATGTAATGTTTTTTAACAGTGGAGACCATGATATGTGTGTACCTTACACTGGGACTGAAGCATGGACAAGGTCAATGGGCTACAAGATTGTGGATGAATGGAGACCTTGGAGTTCAAATGGACAAGTTGCAGGGTAAGgcataataataagaagaagatggGTTACTCGTTTGAAAAGAAGACTTACATCTAACagtttcatttttcttaatcCATGTAGTTATTTACAAGGATATGACAAGAATCTCACTTTCCTCACGGTGAAGGTTTGTATTTCTTTAAAACATGTCTTTTTGTGTTTCTTCTAAttagttattcaaaattttaaaactttggtTGTTGCAGGGATCTGGGCATACTGTCCCAGAATATAAACCACGCCAGGCACTTGATTTTTACAGACGATGGCTTTCGGGGAAGACTATATAATTGATCAGCCAGCTTCATCAAAAATAAGATAGGATGAGCATTGAGCAGTTAAGGTTTATAGTTCTGtgaattgttaataatattccACAGAGAAGAAAAAGGGTGGTGAAATTTACAAATTCATGGAATAACTGTAGCAATACAAGTTGTTGTTTACTCACAATTATCTGTTTGTGATATCTGTTATGTGTTGGTTATTgtgattaatgaaaatatagtCATTTCTCATAACTAGTATGATGTATTAGGTTAGGttgcaaaattaaaaaacgttaatattAAACTCATTTTGAATAACACAATAATACAGAATTAACGCTACAAAAATTATCGCAATTAAACAAGTTGCTGACTAATAAGAGTTAGCAacatattataatgatatgaGTTAATAATATGACTATAAAAAGTTAACattaagaaaaattatcaaTTGAACCTAAATAGTCGTCAAAAATAGTTtacaatctttaaaaaaaatattgggtCAATGTCATATTCTTAATTACATGAcatttttaattacatttttcaaacacaacataatttttatagatATAATAGTAAGTTTATTATCTAACAATATAACATGGGTCacaaatagttaaaaaaaactcctatacaatttttaaaataaaaaatt is part of the Impatiens glandulifera chromosome 1, dImpGla2.1, whole genome shotgun sequence genome and encodes:
- the LOC124919114 gene encoding serine carboxypeptidase-like 20; this encodes MAAKLKIPQIVNIFAILILLSSILTEAVLDDALVTQLPGFDGKFQSNHYSGYVTLDKVNGKKLFYYFVESESNPANDPLVLWLNGGPGCSSFDGFVYEHGPFNFEMGSPKGSLPKLHLNPLSWSKVSNIIYLDSPAGVGLSYSQNMSDYITGDLKTASDTHIFLLKWFELYKEFLTNPFYIAGESYAGIYVPTLASEVVKGIDAGVKPAINFKGYMVGNGVTDDMFDGNALVPFAHGMGLISDDLFQEVTSTCVGNFYNYSTTNCAQSLDKVDQTVADLNIYNILEPCYHGGETLDTIRSENDHPNSFRKLGETERPLPVRKRMFGRAWPFRAPVKDGIVPLWPQILNGENVPCMNDEVASAWLNDDAVRKAIHAAPRSVAGYWDLCTDRIQFSHDSGSMIKYHKNLTSKGYRALIFSGDHDMCVPYTGTEAWTRSMGYKIVDEWRPWSSNGQVAGYLQGYDKNLTFLTVKGSGHTVPEYKPRQALDFYRRWLSGKTI